One genomic window of Methanosarcina acetivorans C2A includes the following:
- the nth gene encoding endonuclease III domain-containing protein produces MDLDELMRRLFELYPEGYTDGSRDPFFVLISTVMSHRTRDDVTYPAARKLFERFSTPEEMVGADVEEIEALIKDVGFYRVKSGRIKEISGILLEEYDGEVPDDMETLLKLPGVGRKTANCVLAHAFLKDALAVDTHVHRISNRLGLVETKTPEETELELKKIFPQKYWKHINLLLVKLGQNICRPISPKCEVCVLNDMCPKILL; encoded by the coding sequence ATGGACCTTGATGAACTCATGCGGAGGCTTTTCGAACTTTACCCTGAGGGCTATACTGATGGCTCAAGAGACCCATTTTTTGTGTTAATCTCCACTGTCATGTCTCATCGGACTCGGGACGATGTCACCTATCCTGCAGCAAGAAAACTTTTTGAGAGGTTTTCGACCCCCGAGGAAATGGTCGGGGCGGATGTTGAAGAAATTGAAGCGCTCATAAAAGATGTGGGCTTTTACAGGGTCAAATCCGGGAGGATAAAAGAGATTTCCGGGATTCTGCTCGAGGAATACGATGGCGAAGTTCCGGATGATATGGAAACTCTCCTCAAGTTGCCGGGAGTTGGCCGAAAGACAGCTAACTGCGTACTTGCCCATGCTTTCCTTAAAGATGCCCTTGCAGTGGACACACACGTTCACAGGATTTCCAACAGGCTCGGGCTGGTTGAGACTAAAACTCCCGAAGAGACGGAGCTTGAATTAAAAAAAATTTTTCCGCAGAAATACTGGAAACATATAAATCTCTTGCTTGTAAAATTAGGACAGAACATCTGCCGACCGATTTCCCCAAAGTGTGAAGTCTGCGTCCTGAACGATATGTGTCCGAAAATTCTCCTTTAA
- a CDS encoding tetratricopeptide repeat protein, whose amino-acid sequence MTNLSEIRALVLPYYEDVALICAIITALPVLVGIILYLSKNHISKPSTPKDAEALVEYKKYFTEKELEKLEVPYVQRIENNIERDVIEEAADFLKSSEQVLIICGESGIGKTKLAIEISIKINESKELTGNFKFKGNCLFANLRHYKNPKDIEEKLNAKLSEKTVLIFDDYQYNMEVFNEIKNKALRRNSKLIITTRPIFVKALKEKIGEVSIRKIKLGRMDINGILKDLEDGDLKKVERISEGNPAIALLALDYIREDPDRNAKEVFQGIRTSKDFFDKIIKDFQKEYGEDFIEFLAEGELTGGVANIPQEYEKTMIEMEKSGHIAKHESKYHLTPDVLSEYLINREFFSGTILKHSFEELARADNGTYILEMLNSIMKIKDDREIYRKAAAKLLEIVDQLEPNAEQKKKRIKTGIMVYDGFGSLNLVTEKLKEFWTDYDILQDGKDLLDLGIFLIKISKPYEARKCLEKAEEIFSKNHDKVGISSTSHSLGIIYQQQGNYEEAVKKYNQSLEMKEELGDKSGIAITLYQLGNIHYSQGNYEEAVKKYNQSLEMNKKPGDKSGIAKTLHQLGMIHHDKGNYEEAVKKYNQSLEIKEELGDKSGIAITLHQLGNIHYSQGNYEEAVKKYNQSLKIKEELGDKSGIAKTLHQLDRIKKDMDRLKEKMGEENFEKAYQKIESNNK is encoded by the coding sequence ATGACAAACTTATCGGAGATCAGAGCACTTGTTTTGCCTTATTACGAAGACGTTGCTCTAATATGTGCAATAATTACTGCTCTACCTGTACTGGTAGGTATCATACTCTATTTATCCAAGAATCACATTTCGAAACCTTCGACTCCGAAGGACGCTGAAGCACTTGTAGAGTACAAAAAATATTTCACGGAAAAGGAACTGGAAAAGCTTGAAGTGCCCTATGTTCAAAGAATAGAAAACAACATTGAACGAGACGTGATAGAAGAAGCAGCCGATTTTTTAAAGAGTTCAGAGCAAGTTCTCATAATATGTGGGGAAAGCGGGATCGGGAAAACCAAACTTGCAATTGAAATATCCATAAAAATTAATGAATCCAAAGAACTTACAGGAAATTTCAAATTCAAAGGAAATTGCCTATTTGCAAATCTAAGGCATTATAAAAACCCCAAGGATATTGAAGAAAAATTAAACGCCAAACTTTCGGAAAAGACGGTACTCATTTTCGATGATTATCAGTATAACATGGAAGTGTTCAACGAAATAAAAAATAAGGCATTAAGACGAAACTCAAAGCTCATCATTACCACAAGACCGATATTCGTTAAGGCCCTGAAGGAAAAGATAGGGGAAGTTTCAATCAGAAAAATCAAACTGGGAAGAATGGATATAAACGGGATACTAAAGGACTTGGAAGACGGAGACTTAAAAAAGGTCGAAAGGATTTCGGAAGGAAATCCTGCAATAGCTCTCCTGGCTCTCGATTACATAAGAGAAGACCCCGACAGGAATGCAAAAGAGGTATTTCAGGGCATCAGAACAAGCAAAGACTTTTTTGACAAAATCATAAAAGACTTCCAGAAAGAATACGGAGAAGATTTTATAGAATTCCTTGCAGAGGGAGAACTTACTGGCGGAGTGGCAAATATCCCGCAAGAGTATGAAAAAACAATGATAGAAATGGAAAAAAGCGGGCATATTGCCAAGCATGAATCAAAATACCACCTGACTCCCGATGTCCTATCGGAATATCTGATCAACCGAGAATTTTTTTCCGGTACTATTCTGAAACACAGCTTTGAAGAACTCGCCAGAGCAGATAACGGAACCTACATTCTGGAGATGCTTAACTCCATAATGAAAATCAAAGATGATAGGGAAATATACCGTAAAGCCGCAGCAAAATTGCTGGAAATCGTTGACCAGCTTGAACCCAATGCCGAACAAAAGAAAAAAAGAATTAAAACAGGAATAATGGTTTATGACGGATTTGGTAGCTTAAACCTTGTCACAGAAAAACTTAAAGAATTCTGGACAGATTACGACATTCTGCAAGATGGAAAGGATCTCCTTGACCTAGGAATATTCCTTATAAAGATATCAAAGCCCTACGAAGCCAGAAAATGCCTGGAAAAAGCTGAAGAAATATTCTCAAAAAACCATGATAAAGTTGGAATTTCTTCTACAAGTCATAGTCTGGGAATTATTTATCAGCAGCAGGGCAACTACGAAGAAGCAGTAAAAAAGTATAACCAGTCACTGGAAATGAAGGAAGAACTGGGGGACAAAAGCGGAATTGCAATAACACTGTACCAGCTTGGAAATATTCATTATTCTCAGGGCAACTACGAAGAAGCAGTAAAAAAGTATAACCAGTCACTGGAAATGAACAAAAAACCGGGGGATAAAAGCGGAATTGCAAAAACACTGCACCAGCTTGGAATGATTCATCACGATAAGGGCAACTACGAAGAAGCAGTAAAAAAGTATAACCAGTCACTGGAAATAAAGGAAGAACTGGGGGACAAAAGCGGAATTGCAATAACACTGCACCAGCTTGGAAATATTCATTATTCTCAGGGCAACTACGAAGAAGCAGTAAAAAAGTATAACCAGTCACTGAAAATTAAAGAAGAACTGGGGGACAAAAGCGGAATTGCAAAAACACTGCACCAGCTTGATAGGATTAAAAAAGACATGGATAGATTGAAAGAAAAAATGGGAGAAGAAAATTTTGAAAAAGCCTACCAAAAGATTGAGAGTAACAACAAATAA
- a CDS encoding YIP1 family protein produces the protein MTNLFKYGSCIFLMGIIMDYIETWKEVIQRPSDFYRRMPTTGGYNEPITFAALSYLIYWLLTALFNRGMMRGMYGYGGITEFGFSTAIITAVVALIMSIISIFIGAAILYVIYKVLGGSGTYEGTFRFISYATAVMVVSWIPFIGWIFGLYGIYLYIVGGMVVHDVSMVKSAIAVLLPIVVIILLAVIAAMFVVSSFFSAIV, from the coding sequence ATGACAAATCTCTTTAAATACGGTTCATGCATATTTTTAATGGGGATAATAATGGATTATATCGAAACTTGGAAAGAAGTTATACAAAGGCCGTCTGATTTTTACAGAAGAATGCCAACGACCGGAGGATATAATGAACCTATTACCTTTGCAGCACTCAGCTATCTGATATACTGGCTTTTAACCGCACTTTTTAACCGCGGAATGATGAGGGGCATGTATGGGTACGGCGGTATTACCGAATTTGGTTTTTCCACTGCAATTATAACTGCGGTTGTAGCACTTATCATGAGCATCATCTCTATCTTTATCGGAGCCGCAATACTCTATGTTATTTATAAAGTGCTTGGAGGATCTGGAACTTACGAAGGCACTTTCAGGTTCATATCTTATGCAACCGCTGTAATGGTAGTCTCCTGGATTCCTTTTATCGGCTGGATCTTCGGGCTTTACGGAATATATCTTTACATTGTGGGCGGCATGGTTGTACATGATGTAAGCATGGTGAAATCGGCGATAGCTGTACTCCTGCCTATTGTAGTGATTATTTTGTTGGCTGTAATTGCGGCAATGTTTGTTGTGTCCAGTTTTTTCAGCGCTATTGTCTAA